The following nucleotide sequence is from Paenibacillus odorifer.
TGGACCGTAAGTTTGCCCGGAGTGGTTGTTATATCGACCTCAGCCTTAGGCTGAGTAATCGAGTATGTGCCTAGATCAGCATCAATACCAATTACTGCAGGAGACTGATGTATTTGCAATATCGGCTGAAGCACAAAAACCACCTCCGTTATCTGATAAAGTCTACGAGAGTTGTGGAAATAATTTTCGCGCCCACAGACAAGGAAGCATTATAAATATTCTCCTGAATCTTTGACTCCATAATCAAACCCTCGTAGTCAGCATCTTCTGTCTTTGCCTGTAAATCAGTCAGGTTTACATTTAAGTCACTCAGACGTTCCTGCATTAGTTCTACACGATTGGTTTTGGCTCCTATCTCAGAACGGGCAGTCAGAATGGATTCCATACGCGTATCAATTACATCAAGTTGGCCCGAAATAGCCGTGAGATCACCAGCCTTTAATCCTGCAGAAAGATTATTAATGATTGCAAACAAATTGTCCGCATCCTCGGTATTCCCGAACACATCATTGCCAGTTGTACTTATTGGCAAACGGACACCTTCACCTACAATGAACTGAATCTGCCCAGTATCCGTAGTAATTGCTTTAGATACATCGTAAGTTCCATCTGCACCCTTAGCAAAATCATATGGTTTGGTGGTGTATTGCTCACCATTAAAGATATATTTACCATTTAGTGTACTGTTAGCGATATCCACAAGCTGCTCTTTTAGTTGCATCACTTCTGCATTGATACTGTCCAGTGCGGATTGCGGATTAGTACCTGTCGAAGCTTGTACAGTCAGTTCACGAATCTTTTGAACGACATCTCCAGCCTGTCCTAGAACTGTATCATTGAAATCAAGCCATGAAAGTGCGCTATCAACATTCTTAGTATATTGTTCATTAGAGGAGAGCTCCGCACGGTAGCGCAGGGAATAGGTAATCCCTACCGGATCATCGGAAGGCTTGTTGATCTTGCGTCCGCTGGAAAGCTGTAATTGTGTATCGTTCATTGTACGTGCATTGCGGTTTAAGTTAAGCAGAAGCTGTGAATTCATCATGTTAGAGGTTACTCTCAACATACGCTATATCTCCTTTTATCTGCCGACTGTGCCGGTGGAATTAATCAATTTGTCGAGCAGTTCATCAAAAGTAGTCATAAAACGTGCTGCCGCACTATAAGCATGCTGGAACACTAGCATATTCGACATTTCTTCATCCAGTGAAACGCCACTGACTGATTGACGCCGGGAGTTAACCTGCTCTACCAGATAATCTGAGTTATCCGTCTGACGTGCAGCCTCTTGGGATTGAATACCAAGTTGGCCAACCATAGAGCCAAAAAGTCCGCCAACAGTGTTGCTCACACTACCATCCGGTGTAGTAAATTTACTATCCTTCAGGCTAGTCAATAAGAGTGCCAACGTATTATTTCCTTTAACGACTTGCGTATTTCCATTCGCATCAACAGTTGTACGTAACGAAGTTGCGAATAAATTCACATCCGCAGCAATTTCCGGATTTAGCTTAATCGTTCCAGCCTCGCCTGATGTTACAAAGAAATCGCGTCCGGCGCTTCCATCCATCGCGTAACCTAACTTGTG
It contains:
- the flgL gene encoding flagellar hook-associated protein FlgL, which translates into the protein MLRVTSNMMNSQLLLNLNRNARTMNDTQLQLSSGRKINKPSDDPVGITYSLRYRAELSSNEQYTKNVDSALSWLDFNDTVLGQAGDVVQKIRELTVQASTGTNPQSALDSINAEVMQLKEQLVDIANSTLNGKYIFNGEQYTTKPYDFAKGADGTYDVSKAITTDTGQIQFIVGEGVRLPISTTGNDVFGNTEDADNLFAIINNLSAGLKAGDLTAISGQLDVIDTRMESILTARSEIGAKTNRVELMQERLSDLNVNLTDLQAKTEDADYEGLIMESKIQENIYNASLSVGAKIISTTLVDFIR